In bacterium, a single window of DNA contains:
- a CDS encoding S41 family peptidase, whose product MRKKFFLTIIGFFLLTIILGSDVKVSEERNKKEETYKNIELFIDALNIVEKNYVKEVENKDLIYGALKGMLMSLDPYSAFLPPDLKKELQIETEGQFEGVGMEITLKNGIITVVSPIEDSPAWKAGVKPGDRIITIDGESTKGMTTLEAAKKLRGEKGTKVKISVMRENMPKLIDIEITRDIIKVKSVKTEDIGEMGYIRITEFQERTSSDLKNALEEFNKKEKKGIILDLRNNPGGLLTSAVEVSELFLQKGKLIVYTQGRNKEDKSIFRSKKVPIWEKPIVLLVNQGSASASEIVFGALKDNYEKISSVGEKTFGKGSVQNLIPLSDGSALKLTIAYYYTPSNVCIEGEGIPVDYEVKLPEDKEIIFATDEDVQFQEAKRILKNMIYEKDEKE is encoded by the coding sequence ATGAGAAAAAAGTTTTTTTTAACTATTATTGGGTTTTTCTTATTAACCATAATTTTAGGTAGTGATGTAAAAGTTTCTGAGGAAAGAAATAAAAAAGAAGAAACATATAAAAACATAGAACTTTTTATTGATGCTTTAAATATTGTAGAAAAAAATTATGTAAAAGAAGTTGAAAATAAGGACCTTATTTATGGAGCACTTAAAGGTATGCTGATGTCTCTTGACCCATACAGTGCTTTTCTTCCTCCTGACCTTAAAAAAGAATTACAAATTGAAACAGAAGGGCAGTTTGAAGGAGTTGGAATGGAAATTACACTGAAAAATGGGATAATAACAGTGGTAAGCCCAATAGAAGACAGTCCTGCCTGGAAAGCAGGTGTTAAGCCAGGTGATAGAATAATTACTATTGATGGGGAATCAACAAAAGGTATGACAACACTTGAAGCAGCAAAAAAACTGAGAGGAGAAAAAGGGACAAAAGTGAAAATAAGTGTTATGAGAGAAAATATGCCAAAACTAATTGATATAGAAATAACAAGAGATATTATAAAAGTGAAATCAGTAAAAACAGAGGACATAGGTGAAATGGGATATATAAGAATTACAGAATTTCAAGAAAGAACATCTTCTGATTTGAAAAATGCATTAGAAGAGTTTAATAAAAAAGAGAAAAAAGGGATAATTCTTGATTTAAGAAACAACCCTGGTGGTCTTTTAACCTCTGCTGTTGAAGTTAGTGAATTATTTTTGCAAAAAGGTAAATTAATTGTTTATACACAGGGAAGAAATAAAGAAGATAAAAGTATTTTTAGAAGTAAAAAAGTTCCTATCTGGGAAAAACCAATTGTTTTACTTGTTAACCAGGGTAGTGCCAGTGCTTCTGAAATTGTTTTTGGGGCGCTTAAAGACAATTATGAAAAAATTAGCTCGGTTGGTGAAAAAACATTCGGTAAAGGTTCTGTTCAGAATTTAATTCCGTTATCAGATGGTTCCGCTTTAAAACTTACAATTGCTTATTACTATACACCTTCTAATGTTTGTATTGAAGGAGAAGGGATACCAGTTGATTATGAAGTGAAATTACCAGAAGATAAAGAAATTATATTTGCAAC